Proteins encoded within one genomic window of Flavobacterium sp. NG2:
- the kduI gene encoding 5-dehydro-4-deoxy-D-glucuronate isomerase: MKNKYESRYAASPTEVKSYDTEKLRSEFLIENVMEEDKLNLVYSHYDRFIIGGVVPVTKSIELESIDQLKASYFLERRELGIINIGGKGTVTVNGEAYELDHKEALYVGQGNEKVVFSSVDGASPAMFYINSTPAHKAYPIKKIGINDVEVVELGAPETANARTLRKYIVNSVVDVCQLQMGMTSLKPGSVWNTMPAHVHDRRMEVYFYFEIPENQAVCHFMGQPQETRHIWMNNNQAVISPPWSIHSGSGTSNYSFIWGMAGENLDYGDMDFCKITELR; encoded by the coding sequence ATGAAAAATAAATATGAATCTCGATATGCGGCATCTCCAACAGAGGTAAAATCGTATGATACAGAAAAATTACGCTCTGAATTTTTAATCGAAAATGTAATGGAGGAGGATAAATTAAACTTAGTTTACTCCCATTATGATCGTTTTATAATAGGAGGAGTCGTTCCAGTAACTAAAAGTATTGAATTAGAAAGCATCGACCAATTGAAAGCAAGCTACTTCTTAGAAAGAAGAGAACTTGGAATCATCAATATTGGCGGAAAAGGAACAGTTACCGTTAATGGAGAAGCTTACGAATTGGATCATAAAGAAGCATTATACGTAGGTCAAGGAAATGAAAAAGTAGTTTTTTCTAGTGTTGATGGAGCAAGTCCAGCGATGTTTTACATCAACTCCACCCCAGCGCATAAAGCATATCCAATTAAGAAAATCGGTATTAACGATGTAGAGGTAGTAGAACTAGGAGCGCCTGAAACAGCAAATGCACGTACTTTAAGAAAATATATAGTAAATAGTGTGGTTGATGTTTGTCAATTGCAAATGGGAATGACTTCATTGAAGCCAGGAAGTGTTTGGAACACCATGCCAGCTCACGTGCACGATCGTAGAATGGAAGTGTATTTCTATTTTGAAATTCCAGAAAACCAAGCCGTTTGTCACTTCATGGGACAACCACAAGAAACACGTCATATTTGGATGAATAATAACCAAGCTGTAATTTCTCCACCATGGTCTATTCACTCGGGTTCAGGGACTAGTAACTACTCATTTATTTGGGGAATGGCGGGTGAAAACTTAGACTATGGAGATATGGATTTTTGTAAGATAACCGAATTAAGATAA
- a CDS encoding substrate-binding domain-containing protein → MKTLLKKLVKPLLMLAIITSATSCIDKDKNTKEETEVTENTGGKFESEKDLKGMKIGYCTPSLDAPYYQALLTSIKETTEANGMTFLSADGQGDINKQIAAVEDLITKGVDALLLNPKDPDALVGVTKLAAKAGIPVFIIDSSIDPSAEYVTTIQSNNLANGELAGEWVAKKFGAKKMKIALLSGNAGNPVGRTRKQGLLQGIAEEQLRSLGYIDLNVKTQMYTDWTYAGGLKAMEDVLVAHPDINVVLTESDVCVLGAIKAIAQAGKTNDILIVAGADGQKEAIKYIMDTNFYGCTAMNSPVQIGKNSVECAIQYINGKRDFPKTSYTAPLLITKENAAQYYNPKALF, encoded by the coding sequence ATGAAAACATTACTGAAAAAATTGGTTAAGCCATTATTGATGTTGGCAATTATTACAAGCGCAACTAGCTGTATTGATAAAGATAAAAATACAAAAGAGGAAACTGAAGTTACCGAAAACACTGGAGGAAAATTTGAAAGTGAGAAGGACTTAAAAGGAATGAAAATTGGATATTGTACTCCTTCATTAGATGCACCTTACTACCAAGCGCTTTTGACAAGTATTAAAGAAACTACCGAAGCTAACGGAATGACATTTTTGTCTGCAGATGGCCAAGGAGATATCAACAAGCAAATTGCAGCTGTTGAAGATTTAATTACAAAAGGGGTTGATGCCTTATTATTAAATCCAAAAGATCCTGATGCATTAGTTGGAGTAACAAAATTGGCTGCAAAAGCTGGAATCCCGGTATTTATTATTGACAGTTCTATTGATCCTTCTGCTGAATATGTAACAACAATTCAGTCCAACAACTTGGCTAATGGAGAATTAGCTGGAGAGTGGGTAGCAAAGAAATTTGGAGCTAAGAAAATGAAAATTGCCTTATTAAGTGGTAATGCAGGAAATCCAGTAGGAAGAACTCGTAAGCAAGGACTTTTACAAGGTATTGCTGAAGAGCAATTAAGATCTTTAGGATATATCGACCTTAATGTAAAAACACAAATGTATACTGATTGGACCTATGCAGGCGGATTGAAAGCGATGGAAGATGTATTGGTAGCGCATCCAGATATTAATGTGGTATTGACAGAATCTGATGTTTGTGTATTGGGTGCTATTAAAGCAATCGCTCAAGCAGGAAAAACAAATGACATTTTGATTGTAGCAGGTGCTGATGGTCAAAAAGAAGCGATTAAATATATAATGGATACTAATTTTTACGGTTGTACAGCAATGAATAGTCCAGTTCAAATTGGAAAAAATTCGGTTGAATGTGCAATTCAATACATCAATGGTAAAAGAGATTTCCCAAAAACATCATATACCGCTCCTTTATTAATTACAAAAGAAAACGCTGCTCAGTATTACAATCCTAAAGCATTGTTTTAA
- a CDS encoding DUF4861 family protein — protein sequence MTTMTSLKTIGGLVFAFALFSFAPKEKVILVKVKNNLNKVRSYETVTLTKSFLKVDDLNPLGIRDKKTGKLVVTQLVDVDGDGTMDELLFQPVVSAKTTQEFEVISVTASERPQAPDYCYSRFVPERTDDYTWENNKVAFRVYGPVAQKMIEDKIKGGTLSSGVDAWLKRVEYPIINRWYKKATDKTGSYHEDTGEGLDNFHVGVSRGVGGIAVKVKDQYYYGKNYTAWRTITTGPIRTSFYLKYEDWDANGNKIVESKVISLDLGSHFSKFETSLEGTKKIEAGLTLHEKKGKVTGNKKNGWVSYYEPIGDSEIGTAIVASKKYFCNFETYDTPKPDLSNAYATLKVKNNKVVYYAGFAWKKQGDIKNAQEWQEYLNQFSENINNPLEVSLVK from the coding sequence ATGACAACCATGACCTCATTAAAAACCATAGGCGGTCTTGTTTTCGCTTTTGCATTATTTTCGTTTGCTCCAAAAGAGAAAGTAATTCTGGTAAAAGTAAAGAACAACTTGAATAAAGTACGTTCTTATGAAACCGTTACACTAACCAAGTCTTTTTTGAAAGTAGATGATTTGAACCCGTTAGGCATTCGAGATAAAAAAACAGGAAAACTAGTGGTAACACAATTAGTTGATGTTGACGGAGACGGAACCATGGACGAATTGTTATTTCAACCAGTCGTATCAGCTAAAACTACGCAAGAGTTCGAGGTGATTTCTGTTACGGCTTCAGAGAGACCTCAAGCCCCAGACTATTGCTATTCTCGTTTTGTACCCGAACGTACTGATGATTATACTTGGGAAAACAACAAAGTTGCCTTTAGAGTATATGGTCCAGTAGCTCAAAAAATGATTGAGGACAAAATTAAAGGAGGAACTTTGTCTAGTGGTGTTGATGCTTGGTTAAAAAGAGTAGAGTATCCGATTATCAATAGATGGTACAAAAAAGCAACTGATAAAACAGGATCTTACCATGAAGACACTGGTGAAGGTTTAGATAATTTTCACGTGGGTGTCAGCAGAGGTGTGGGCGGAATTGCAGTTAAAGTAAAAGACCAGTATTACTATGGTAAAAACTACACAGCATGGAGAACCATCACAACAGGGCCTATTCGAACAAGTTTTTATTTGAAATACGAAGATTGGGATGCTAACGGTAATAAAATTGTAGAGTCAAAAGTCATTAGTTTGGACCTAGGAAGTCATTTTTCAAAATTCGAAACTTCATTAGAAGGAACTAAGAAAATTGAAGCAGGACTAACCCTTCATGAAAAAAAAGGAAAGGTTACAGGCAATAAGAAAAACGGATGGGTAAGCTATTACGAGCCTATAGGTGATTCTGAAATAGGAACTGCGATTGTAGCTTCAAAAAAATACTTCTGTAATTTTGAAACCTACGATACGCCAAAACCTGATTTGAGTAATGCCTACGCTACTTTGAAAGTTAAAAATAATAAGGTGGTTTATTATGCTGGTTTCGCTTGGAAAAAACAAGGCGACATCAAAAATGCTCAAGAATGGCAAGAATACTTGAACCAGTTTTCTGAAAACATCAATAATCCATTAGAAGTTTCGTTAGTGAAATAA
- a CDS encoding aspartate kinase, with product MKTVSSIVENYIKTKPFLLNALSLGIINLTSLSRNIMSELESEFGKEVKQGAVVMSLKRLTEELDFRLNHKINKVIKNIGEITVRSALTDYAFAISETVLNKQAELLADINAFPDVFYTSSRGVNEINIVVSNTVNTLVDKHFTNEKLLQKIENLASITVKLPKENIVIPGIYYFIFQRLAWEGIIINEVISTSNEFTILVSEEQVDVAFKVIKDLKN from the coding sequence ATGAAAACTGTATCGTCAATTGTAGAGAATTACATCAAGACAAAGCCTTTTTTATTGAATGCTTTATCGCTAGGGATTATTAATCTAACTTCATTGTCTAGAAATATCATGTCAGAATTAGAAAGTGAGTTCGGCAAAGAAGTAAAACAAGGGGCTGTAGTAATGTCTTTGAAGCGATTAACTGAGGAGTTGGATTTTAGACTCAATCATAAAATCAATAAAGTAATTAAAAATATTGGTGAGATTACTGTACGTTCTGCTTTGACTGATTATGCTTTTGCGATTTCAGAAACAGTTTTAAACAAACAAGCAGAGTTACTAGCAGACATCAATGCTTTTCCAGATGTTTTTTATACTTCGTCAAGAGGTGTGAACGAAATCAATATCGTGGTGAGTAATACTGTAAATACATTAGTAGATAAACATTTTACTAACGAAAAATTACTTCAAAAAATTGAAAATTTAGCTTCAATTACGGTTAAATTACCAAAAGAAAACATAGTGATTCCTGGAATCTATTATTTTATTTTCCAACGTTTGGCTTGGGAAGGAATTATCATCAACGAAGTAATCTCTACTTCAAATGAATTCACCATTTTAGTAAGTGAAGAGCAAGTAGATGTAGCGTTCAAGGTTATTAAGGATTTGAAAAACTAA
- the pth gene encoding aminoacyl-tRNA hydrolase, producing MIQWIQQLFSPTKIEDPTDSMKKYLIVGLGNIGVEYVNTRHNIGFKALDFFARKESLSFETVKLGALAEYKFKGRTFLLLKPNTYMNLSGKAVKYWLDKENIPLENLFVITDDLNLSFGTVRIKPKGSDGGHNGLKNINLVLNTNQYARFRFGISDQFKKGQQVDYVLGEWDEEETSKLPERLELAAEVIKSFGTAGLENTMNAFNGK from the coding sequence ATGATACAATGGATACAGCAACTGTTTTCACCAACAAAAATCGAAGACCCAACCGATAGCATGAAAAAATATTTAATAGTAGGACTAGGTAATATAGGCGTTGAATATGTTAACACCCGCCACAATATAGGTTTTAAAGCACTAGATTTTTTTGCTAGAAAAGAATCCCTTTCGTTTGAAACTGTAAAACTAGGCGCCTTGGCCGAATACAAATTCAAAGGCAGAACTTTTTTACTTTTGAAACCCAACACCTATATGAATCTCAGCGGAAAAGCCGTGAAATATTGGCTAGACAAAGAGAATATCCCACTCGAGAACCTTTTTGTGATTACCGATGATTTGAATCTTTCTTTCGGTACCGTTCGCATCAAACCCAAAGGCAGCGACGGTGGTCACAACGGATTAAAGAATATCAATTTGGTATTGAATACTAACCAATACGCCCGTTTTCGTTTTGGTATCAGCGACCAATTCAAAAAAGGACAACAAGTGGATTATGTACTTGGAGAATGGGACGAGGAGGAAACCAGCAAACTTCCAGAACGTCTTGAACTCGCTGCCGAAGTCATCAAATCTTTCGGTACAGCTGGTCTCGAAAATACGATGAACGCCTTCAACGGAAAATAA
- a CDS encoding translesion error-prone DNA polymerase V autoproteolytic subunit — protein sequence MSAKKENKLLFYKPDYESDLRIPFIPDGVSAGFPSPAADFMENNIDLNKELSENPLATFYIKVKGNSMIDAGIHDKDVLVVDRSLEPQNNKIAVCFIDGEFTVKRIKLEKDCLFLMPENTNYTPIKINEDNQLIIWGIVTYVIKKM from the coding sequence ATGTCGGCTAAAAAAGAAAATAAACTCCTATTCTATAAACCAGATTACGAAAGTGATTTGCGCATCCCCTTTATTCCAGATGGCGTTTCGGCTGGTTTTCCTTCGCCTGCAGCCGATTTTATGGAAAACAACATTGACCTTAATAAAGAGTTAAGCGAAAATCCGCTGGCTACTTTTTATATCAAAGTCAAAGGCAACTCGATGATTGATGCTGGAATACACGATAAAGATGTGTTAGTGGTAGACAGAAGCTTGGAACCTCAAAATAACAAAATTGCCGTTTGCTTTATAGATGGTGAGTTTACCGTAAAGCGCATCAAACTGGAGAAAGACTGCTTGTTCCTCATGCCTGAGAACACTAATTATACCCCCATTAAAATAAACGAAGACAATCAATTAATCATTTGGGGCATTGTGACCTATGTGATTAAAAAAATGTAA
- a CDS encoding LacI family DNA-binding transcriptional regulator yields the protein MKNNNVTIHDISKALGIDSSTVSRALNNSPRVSQKTKDKIAKKAQEMGYQRNSLASKLRTNKTHSIGVIVPRISRHFFSSVIAGIEETAFDAGYDVIICQSLESFEREKKLMETLSSNRVDGILISISMETTSYDHFKEYQKQGFPILFFDRPCTLAHSTNIIIDDYKISFEATEHLIQQGCRNIVHFSGPKELELYIKRTNGYKAALVKYGIPIQEEYILESHLMQEDGIVLAKKILELPKVDAVFSGNDTAAISAMQYLKENGIQIPQDIAFVGFSNEPISAVMEPSLTTIKQPDFEMGKIASSLLFEQIESKSTIKANQIKILEPELVIRNSSIKKASR from the coding sequence ATGAAAAACAATAATGTAACCATACATGATATTTCTAAAGCGTTAGGAATTGATAGTTCAACGGTGTCTAGAGCACTTAACAATAGTCCACGAGTTTCTCAAAAAACAAAAGACAAAATTGCAAAAAAGGCACAGGAGATGGGGTACCAACGCAATAGCTTGGCTTCAAAATTACGTACTAATAAAACACATAGTATCGGTGTCATTGTTCCTCGTATTTCGAGACACTTTTTCTCTTCGGTAATTGCTGGGATTGAGGAAACTGCTTTTGATGCGGGGTATGATGTGATTATTTGCCAATCTTTAGAAAGTTTTGAACGCGAAAAAAAATTGATGGAAACCTTATCTTCGAATAGAGTGGACGGAATTTTGATTTCGATTTCGATGGAGACGACCAGTTATGATCATTTTAAAGAATACCAAAAGCAAGGATTTCCGATACTCTTTTTTGACCGACCTTGTACTTTAGCCCACAGTACCAATATCATTATTGATGATTACAAAATAAGTTTTGAAGCAACCGAGCACCTTATTCAACAAGGGTGTAGAAATATTGTTCATTTTTCTGGACCGAAGGAATTAGAATTATACATCAAAAGAACCAACGGTTATAAAGCCGCCTTGGTAAAATACGGAATTCCAATTCAAGAAGAGTACATTCTAGAATCGCATTTGATGCAAGAAGACGGAATTGTATTGGCCAAAAAAATATTAGAACTCCCAAAGGTAGACGCTGTATTTTCTGGAAATGATACTGCAGCTATAAGTGCTATGCAGTATTTAAAAGAAAATGGAATCCAAATTCCACAAGATATTGCTTTTGTTGGATTTAGTAACGAACCCATTTCGGCTGTTATGGAACCTTCGTTGACGACCATCAAGCAACCCGATTTTGAGATGGGGAAAATTGCATCTTCGCTACTTTTTGAACAAATCGAAAGTAAATCGACGATTAAAGCAAATCAAATTAAAATCTTAGAACCAGAACTTGTTATTCGGAATTCGTCCATAAAAAAAGCCAGCAGATAA
- a CDS encoding DsbA family oxidoreductase, producing the protein MENKLKIQIWSDIMCPYCYIGKRRIEGALAQFGHQEAVDIEWKSFQLDANFVASADDNIYDHLAEKYRKDREWAKEMVDNMTQNAKNSGLDFNFDKAILANSYNAHRLLHLAKKHGLGDALKELLFKAYLTDGKNVDDLATLSALGQEVGMNKELVEGVLNSDAYGDAVKQDMMMAQQIGIQGVPFFVFDDKYAVSGAQHVETFVKTLEKVWEEGDFGPKLTLLNTEEGDSCGIDGCN; encoded by the coding sequence ATGGAAAACAAATTAAAAATTCAAATATGGTCGGATATTATGTGTCCGTATTGTTATATAGGAAAAAGAAGGATTGAGGGTGCTTTAGCACAATTTGGTCATCAAGAGGCGGTCGATATCGAGTGGAAAAGTTTTCAATTAGACGCCAACTTTGTAGCATCAGCAGATGATAACATTTACGACCATCTTGCCGAAAAATACCGTAAAGACCGCGAATGGGCTAAGGAAATGGTCGATAATATGACTCAAAACGCTAAAAATTCGGGATTGGATTTCAATTTTGACAAAGCGATTTTGGCGAACTCGTACAACGCACACCGCTTATTGCATTTGGCCAAAAAACACGGTTTAGGAGACGCCTTAAAAGAATTATTATTCAAAGCGTATTTAACTGACGGAAAGAATGTGGATGATTTGGCAACCTTAAGCGCCTTAGGACAAGAAGTAGGCATGAACAAAGAACTAGTAGAAGGTGTTTTGAACTCTGATGCTTATGGAGATGCCGTTAAACAAGATATGATGATGGCACAGCAGATAGGGATTCAGGGTGTACCATTTTTTGTGTTTGATGATAAATATGCGGTTTCAGGAGCACAACATGTGGAGACCTTTGTAAAGACTTTAGAAAAGGTTTGGGAAGAAGGTGATTTTGGGCCTAAATTGACTTTATTGAATACTGAGGAAGGTGATAGCTGTGGAATTGATGGTTGTAATTAA
- a CDS encoding LD-carboxypeptidase, which produces MITPAYLQKGDTIAIVSTARKNPVDNLKPTIDLLHSWGLEVVIGKTIGLEQNQLAGSDEERAADFQVQMDNPNIKAIWCVRGGYGTVRMIDMLDFTKFKQNPKWIVGFSDVTVLHNHLNTMGYKSIHGIMPISVPKASKEAIESLRISLFGEKLCYRIAPHAMNKLGTATGELVGGNLSILYSLFGSPSAIDCKDKILFIEDLDEYLYHVDRMMLNLKRNGCLESIKGILVGAMSSMKDNDIPWGKNALEIIEDVTKDFNIPIVYNFPAGHIQDNRALILGNTITIDVNATKTTVVFE; this is translated from the coding sequence ATGATTACACCTGCTTATTTGCAAAAAGGAGACACTATCGCTATTGTTTCAACCGCTCGAAAAAATCCTGTAGATAACTTAAAACCTACTATCGATTTATTACACAGTTGGGGACTTGAAGTAGTAATTGGCAAAACGATAGGTCTTGAACAAAACCAATTGGCTGGAAGTGACGAAGAACGTGCCGCTGACTTTCAAGTTCAAATGGACAATCCGAATATCAAAGCCATTTGGTGTGTGCGTGGCGGTTATGGTACTGTTCGTATGATTGATATGTTAGACTTTACTAAATTCAAACAAAATCCGAAGTGGATTGTCGGATTTAGCGATGTAACGGTTTTACACAATCATTTGAATACAATGGGATACAAATCTATTCATGGTATTATGCCTATAAGTGTTCCAAAAGCTTCAAAAGAAGCCATAGAGAGCTTGCGAATTTCATTGTTTGGAGAGAAATTATGTTATCGCATCGCACCTCATGCCATGAATAAATTGGGCACAGCTACAGGTGAGCTTGTTGGTGGGAATTTATCGATTTTATACAGTTTGTTTGGTTCGCCATCAGCGATTGATTGTAAGGATAAAATTCTTTTTATCGAAGACTTAGACGAATACCTATACCATGTAGATCGTATGATGCTGAATCTAAAACGCAATGGTTGTTTGGAAAGCATCAAAGGGATACTTGTGGGTGCGATGAGCAGTATGAAAGACAATGACATTCCTTGGGGTAAAAATGCACTTGAAATAATTGAAGATGTAACCAAAGACTTCAACATCCCCATTGTTTACAATTTTCCAGCGGGTCATATACAAGATAATCGCGCTTTAATTTTAGGAAACACTATTACAATTGATGTAAATGCAACTAAAACCACTGTTGTCTTTGAATAA
- a CDS encoding gluconate 5-dehydrogenase: MSINLFDLTGKTALVTGAVHGLGMAMAKGLGQAGAKIVVNDRSSRETVDKAVAEYKSVGIDAYGYIFDVTDEAAVIANIAKIEAEVGPIDILINNAGIIKRIPMVDMEVADFEEVIKVDLVSPFIVSRTVVKGMIQRGNGGKIINICSMMSELGRDSVSAYAAAKGGLKMLTKNMATEWARFNIQTNGIGPGYFATSQTAPIRVDGHPFNDFIIGRTPAARWGEPEDLQGAAIFLSSKASDFVNGHILYVDGGILATIGKPSNEA; this comes from the coding sequence ATGTCAATTAATTTATTTGATTTAACAGGAAAAACAGCTCTTGTAACGGGAGCGGTTCACGGATTAGGAATGGCCATGGCCAAAGGTTTAGGTCAAGCAGGCGCAAAGATTGTAGTAAATGATCGCTCATCAAGAGAAACAGTAGATAAAGCAGTAGCAGAATACAAATCAGTTGGCATTGACGCTTACGGATACATATTTGATGTTACTGATGAAGCAGCAGTTATTGCTAATATTGCTAAAATTGAAGCCGAAGTAGGACCTATTGATATTTTGATTAACAATGCTGGAATTATCAAAAGAATCCCAATGGTTGATATGGAAGTAGCGGATTTCGAGGAAGTAATAAAAGTAGATTTAGTAAGTCCATTTATTGTTTCAAGAACTGTTGTCAAAGGAATGATTCAACGCGGTAATGGTGGTAAAATTATCAATATTTGCTCAATGATGAGTGAATTAGGTAGAGATTCTGTAAGTGCTTATGCTGCTGCAAAAGGAGGTTTGAAAATGTTAACCAAAAATATGGCTACAGAATGGGCTAGGTTTAATATTCAAACAAACGGAATAGGACCTGGTTATTTTGCAACCAGCCAAACAGCTCCCATTCGTGTAGATGGACATCCTTTTAATGATTTTATTATTGGAAGAACTCCAGCAGCTCGTTGGGGAGAACCTGAAGATTTACAAGGTGCTGCTATATTTTTGAGTTCAAAAGCGAGTGATTTCGTAAATGGACATATTTTATATGTAGATGGCGGAATTTTAGCAACCATCGGAAAACCTTCTAACGAAGCCTAA
- a CDS encoding Y-family DNA polymerase, whose translation MYALVDCNNFYASCERVFRPELNGKPVVILSNNDGCVIARSNEAKEAGVPMGAPAFQIKDLIRDKKIQVFSSNYALYGDLSNRVMAILGQFTPNLEIYSIDEAFLNFDGLAVADFHNYGIQMKQRIHKWVGLPVCIGFANTKALAKVANKIAKKFQDRTSGVHIIDSDEKRIKALKWTKIEDVWGIGYQTIKKVKLRNIHTAYDFIQPQHEAWIKKEMGVIGMRLKYELEGNSVLDLEPIVEQKKSISVTRSFPKQIADFDLLRERITTFAVVCAEKLRKQKSCCHTIIVMLVIDKHRVETNKYYFNAAVNLPFGTHSSLTIANEAVRLLKQLHKGNEHLKFKKAGVIVKGLTDENKKQFQLFEDENPKHLALMQVMDRINHKLGATKIKLASQNLKLTWDMNQNHLSPKYTTNYKDILEINVG comes from the coding sequence ATGTATGCACTAGTCGATTGTAACAACTTTTACGCCTCTTGTGAGCGGGTTTTTCGTCCTGAATTGAATGGAAAACCAGTGGTTATTCTGTCTAATAATGACGGCTGTGTCATAGCGCGCAGTAACGAAGCCAAAGAAGCAGGAGTTCCTATGGGTGCGCCAGCCTTCCAAATCAAAGACCTCATACGCGATAAAAAGATTCAGGTTTTTTCGTCCAATTACGCACTTTATGGAGACTTAAGCAATCGGGTAATGGCAATTTTAGGACAGTTCACCCCTAATCTTGAGATTTACAGTATCGACGAAGCTTTCCTGAATTTTGACGGTCTTGCTGTAGCGGACTTTCATAACTACGGCATTCAGATGAAACAGCGTATTCACAAATGGGTAGGCCTTCCTGTATGCATCGGTTTTGCCAATACTAAAGCATTGGCCAAAGTGGCGAATAAAATTGCAAAGAAATTTCAAGACCGCACTTCAGGGGTGCATATAATCGATTCGGATGAAAAACGCATCAAAGCCTTGAAATGGACCAAAATTGAAGACGTTTGGGGCATTGGTTACCAAACCATCAAAAAAGTCAAATTACGAAATATCCATACCGCTTATGATTTTATTCAGCCCCAACACGAGGCTTGGATTAAAAAAGAAATGGGCGTGATAGGTATGCGATTGAAATATGAACTGGAGGGGAATTCGGTATTGGATTTGGAACCCATTGTGGAACAGAAAAAAAGCATATCCGTGACCCGTAGCTTTCCCAAACAAATCGCTGATTTTGATTTGCTTCGCGAAAGAATAACCACCTTTGCCGTCGTTTGTGCCGAAAAATTACGCAAACAAAAATCTTGTTGCCATACCATTATTGTGATGTTAGTGATTGACAAACACCGCGTAGAAACCAATAAATATTATTTTAATGCAGCAGTCAATCTGCCCTTTGGAACACATTCTAGTTTGACTATTGCCAATGAAGCTGTTCGTTTATTAAAACAATTACACAAAGGAAATGAGCATTTGAAATTCAAAAAAGCGGGTGTTATCGTCAAGGGACTTACGGATGAAAACAAAAAGCAATTCCAACTTTTTGAAGACGAGAATCCTAAGCATCTCGCTTTGATGCAGGTTATGGACCGAATCAATCATAAGCTGGGAGCTACCAAAATCAAGTTGGCTTCCCAAAATTTAAAATTGACCTGGGACATGAATCAAAATCATTTATCACCCAAATACACTACTAATTATAAAGATATTCTAGAAATCAATGTCGGCTAA
- a CDS encoding YraN family protein, whose product MAAHNELGKLGEEMAVNFLKENGYTVLDRNWRFQKAEIDIVCQKNETLAIVEVKTRSSIEIGLPIEAVNSKKIRLLTRAVDEYVCAKNLDLEVRFDVISIHKDKNSFVIEHLTDAFFHF is encoded by the coding sequence ATGGCTGCACACAATGAATTAGGTAAATTAGGAGAAGAAATGGCGGTAAATTTTCTAAAAGAAAATGGATATACCGTTTTAGACCGAAATTGGCGGTTTCAAAAAGCCGAAATCGATATAGTTTGTCAGAAAAATGAAACCCTCGCAATTGTCGAAGTTAAGACTCGTTCATCGATAGAAATTGGTTTACCAATTGAAGCAGTCAATTCGAAGAAAATCCGACTACTTACAAGGGCTGTAGACGAATACGTATGCGCAAAAAATTTGGATTTGGAGGTTCGTTTTGATGTGATTTCAATCCACAAGGATAAGAATTCCTTTGTAATAGAACACCTTACAGATGCTTTTTTTCATTTTTAG